The following is a genomic window from Crossiella equi.
GGACGCCGCGCTCATCGCCACCTGCACCCACTACGCGGGCCTGGCCGCGAAGGCCGGTGACTACTGGGAGCGTGCGCGGCGGGACGGTCTGCTGCGGGGCCGGTATTGGAACTCGTGAAACGAGCACCTCGGCTCTGAAAAACTGAAGAGATCCTCAGCGACGCCCAGTACGGTCGTTGACATGACCACCACGGCCGACGTGGCCGCCCACGGCGTCGGCCGGGGCCGGCGCAACTACCTGGCCGCCGAGTTCGTGCTGGTGTTCTTCGGTGTCGTCACGCTCTACTGGCTGTTCACCATTCCGGGCGGGCCCATTCCGCTGCTCGTGGTGCTCGGTGTCGGCTCGGTGGTCTACCTGCGCCGTCAGCCCGACTTCGACCGGGCCAGCTTCTGGCGCGCGGGCGCGGTGCGGGCGCACCTGCCGAAGATGCTGTTGCTGTGGGGCGCGACCGCGGCGCTCGGCCTGGTCTGCCTGTGGCTGTTCAGCCCGGAGCGGCTGTTCGAGCTGCCCAGGAACAACCCCACGACCTGGCTGTTCATCATGGTGTTCTACCCGCTTCTGTCGGTGTACCCGCAGGAACTCATCTTCCGGTCGTTCCTGTTCCACCGGTACGCTCCCGTGTTCGGCAACGGCCTGGGAATGGTCGCCGCCAGTGCCGTGGCCTTCGGTTTCGTGCACATCATCTTCGGGAACGTGTTGAGCGTGGTACTCACCGTCATCGGCGGGGGGATCTTCGCCAACCGATACCGCCGGACCGGGTCGGTGTTCGCGGCCTGGGTCGAGCACGGGCTCTATGGGCTCCTGGTCTTCACCATCGGGTACGGAGATTTCTTCTACCACGGCGCGGCCGGTCGCTGAAGTCTTTATCATTCTGCAACCACCTCACACGAACTGGTCACGTCCACGTTGCCCACCCACCTGGAAATTTGACTTCCCGCCCGTTCGGTTATTTACTGCCACGAGCCACCTATCAAACGGGGAGTGCCAAATGGCGGAGAAAGTCACGGTCGAGCTGGTGGACGACCTCGACG
Proteins encoded in this region:
- a CDS encoding CPBP family intramembrane glutamic endopeptidase; protein product: MTTTADVAAHGVGRGRRNYLAAEFVLVFFGVVTLYWLFTIPGGPIPLLVVLGVGSVVYLRRQPDFDRASFWRAGAVRAHLPKMLLLWGATAALGLVCLWLFSPERLFELPRNNPTTWLFIMVFYPLLSVYPQELIFRSFLFHRYAPVFGNGLGMVAASAVAFGFVHIIFGNVLSVVLTVIGGGIFANRYRRTGSVFAAWVEHGLYGLLVFTIGYGDFFYHGAAGR